The sequence below is a genomic window from Terriglobales bacterium.
ACAACCAGCGGTGGCGGTAGCGTACAACCCCCAATCGGAACCGGCGTTGGAACGCTGATCAGTAACATCGACCAGATGACCGGCTGGGCCAGCTGCGACCGCTGCGCGGGCGCCAATGGCGCCGGACCGGTGACCAGGTATTCGATGACGCAGAACATCGCGTCGCCTTCGCTCGACGGACGCAGCGTGGAGTTCAAGCTCATGCCCGTCTCGTCGTATAACAACGCGCTGTGGTGGAAGCAGCTTGGCGCGCAGAGCGGAGCGTCGCATTTCGTGTACGACCTGTATTTCTACCTCAAGAACCCGTCGGCGTCGCAGGCGCTGGAGTTCGACGTAAACCAGTCGCTGGGCGGCAAACGCTACATCTTCGGCAGCGAGTGCGGCATGCGCTCGGGCGGCACGTGGCGCATCTGGGACTACTACCTGCATTGGCAGAGCACCGGCATCGCGTGCGCGGCCAAGACGGCCTTCGTATGGCACCACCTGACGTGGGAGCTGGAGCGGGTGAACGGCAAGACGCATTTCATCGCCGTGACACTTGACGGCGTACGCCACTACGTGAACAAGTATTACAACCCGCAGCCGGTGAGCGTGAACGAGCTGAACGTGGCCTTCCAGATGGACGGCATCGCGA
It includes:
- a CDS encoding Ig-like domain-containing protein, giving the protein MATGAVAQSVSITSPASGATVASPMRVTATASSTSAVTLMQIYLDGSKKFEVAGAKLDTSVSAATGIHRLTVQAYDSAGHIFKSTMSVAVGSTTSGGGSVQPPIGTGVGTLISNIDQMTGWASCDRCAGANGAGPVTRYSMTQNIASPSLDGRSVEFKLMPVSSYNNALWWKQLGAQSGASHFVYDLYFYLKNPSASQALEFDVNQSLGGKRYIFGSECGMRSGGTWRIWDYYLHWQSTGIACAAKTAFVWHHLTWELERVNGKTHFIAVTLDGVRHYVNKYYNPQPVSVNELNVAFQMDGIATPTTYSVWVDKVSLKYW